The DNA segment ATATAAAAGCAAAATCAGAAGAAGAAAAACTTAATTTTAAACCGATcgaattattgaaagaattattcAAGGCCACCATGGAGGATAGAGATAAAAGGAAACTATTAACTAACACAGACATCGATGTGATTGAGGAGTTTCTCAGAATGGATATAAATCATCAATATTTTCTGGTGAAGTTACTCATTTATCTACCAATATGGTATAATGTACTAAAATTCTGTAGTTCAATAAAACTCGATCAGAAACTACCTGAAAAGGAACTCATTGCAATATATGATTACCATAAAGAGAACAATTTTATATTTACAGGTGAGCAATTTTTATGAGCATTGCATTGAATCTTTTTTCTGCGGAAGTACTCGTACAATATTTTGGAACAACTTTATCACAatcctaattgaaattattgtatattatgaattgatcattttcatcattttgccCTGAAGCAACTGCAATAATATTTTTTGCCTAAATTTGTATTtcttcaatctgcaatatctcctgaAATATTGGCTGCAAAAGTATGCTGCGAGGGATACTTTTCATCGGGAAAAAATTCTGAAGAGGGGTCACATTTATTTCCATATTGATGCCTTCCATTCCAGTCAGAAGACCTTTACATAGGgtatattatttttgaaattaatcACAAATGTTAAATAGGTTATCCAAAAAGTTGacatatgaaatcatctttTCAAGCTATACAAAATTGTCTTGATCATTTTTCTATGTCTCTCCGTTTCCTCAGTGTCGGATAAAAAAGCCTGAAATGTGCATGTTTTTTCAAGACTAGTTCACGAAAAACCAATTGTTCACATCTATTCATTTTATGGCAATGAATTTACATGAAAACCTTCTCAAATAAATATTCTGGACTCTAGTGAAATCCCCCATGAAAATCTGACATCTGGTTCAGGAATTATGTAAAGACAAACAAAACTAATAAACACGCCGACTTTCATAAATAGTATAGGGATTGTTGTTTGTATAGAAAGCCCCATTGATTAAATGAGTGGAAATCATTATTCTTTTGTGGACATGAAGGAAATCTATGAAAAGTCTTAACGATTTCTTTTAGATATCACCAAGTTAAGCACAGATGAACTGCTCAATATGCTTCCACTACCAGATCTAAAGAAACTTGCGAAAGATGCAAAGATAAATTCACAAAAGAAGGCTGATATTATAGAAAGTCTCAAACGAAATTCTAGAGTACAATCAACATTGACAAGAGAGAAATCATCTGAAGACATATTGAGGGAGAATGCATATAAACATCTAGGGCTTTGTATAAAATTAAAAGAAGATGTGAAATCATCTTTCTATAAAGCCTATCTTTTGCAAACATATAGCAACACATCGTACTATATGGATATTCAAAATTACCTAAAAGATATGGGATATCTGAGAGTCCTTTATCCAAATTATACTGTTGAGGTTTTCACACCATTCAAGACAAAAGAACAATTTTCCAGGTAATCAGTTGATTTGATTTTTGTGTTAATCTTTTCTCATtgaggaatatacagggtgtttcactaGAAGTATCTAGAGAATCGAATAAGCTTTTTGAAAGAAACTTTTCTACAAGTTTGTGTTGATGAGATGATTTTTGTCTTGGTTGTATTACCGGTTATACAGAAGTTGAACATAACGTTATTATTTCAATTGGGACTGATAATTTTTGgatttcaactatagtttatttGAACTTCCTTATACCCAAACCTCACCTCAGATTTGATATAAAGATTATCTTGAATTAACTGTTATAACCTCTCGAAAATATTCAGTTTTAGGTTTTTGAGTTCCAGGTGTTGTATGAATGAACATTTTGTGTTCAACTACCACTTTTAGAGTCTTAGAGTCAATTTTGACCTAGCCTGAGAAATATTCTGATTAACTTACGCCCATTTGCAGGAACGTGAATTATAATTTAATGGTCCATTAAAAGTTCAATCCTGGATTAGACAATGTGCATATATAAAACATTGAATGAAGGTTAACGTTTATAATTGAATTATAATTGACGTGCCTGTAACTGGGTGTATGACAACCAGTAGAATCTAGGGTCTATTCTCTGAGGATAGTACAAATTTCAACTCTGCAACTTTTGTGATTAGGTAGTTGTAACAATTCAATTCCAATATCTCCTTGAGAAGTTTAAATAAACCTTAGTtgaagaaattttaaaaatttcgaaatgtaGTAACATATAGGGTgccccatttgaaataacaaagttTTGCTCATCTTTTGTTACAACCACCATGACAGGAAGATTTCTGTTGAATAAATCCTGGTCCTTCATTATGCTTCACAAatatgtatttaaaaaaaatcatactcGGTTTTCTAGATACTAGTGGATACTTTACTTGAAACATCCTGTGTatgcaatgaatttttttaggtTTTTTGAAGCTGTTTTGATGAAAATAGAACTTTCCCAAGCAATTGATCGTAAAGATACTGATACCACAAAAAATCTATGTATTCAAGCTTTTGAGAAGCTGCAAAACATAGATGTTGATGCGTGAGTATGAACTTTCATCTCAAAATAATTTACAAACTGAAACAAGACATTATCTAGAACATGGTAGTTGCCCTCAAAGGGGTGAAATTGGATTTTCTAAGGGGTAATATTCGGTAATgttaatttcaaaattgtttttaCTTCAAATCAAAAGAGGTTTTTCAATTATATCTCCCCAGAAAAACATACATATTAGGCACCTACTTTTAAGATTTGAAGCATCAAATTCTGCATCAACTGAGACTAAGCACAACAACCTATTTTTCACTTAGCTGAAAAATTTTTGGGGTAATCTACCATATATCACTCAATTTATGGGTGATGGCCTCATGGATTATCTAGAATTTCACCTGAGAGAAAACTAATAATGTTCACATTTTTAGAAAGTGGGATAGATATCAACTTGATTACTTACGAAAGTTCTCTGCAGAATATCTGTATATTGGTATTCTAAAGACTGGTATTCTGAAATTAACAAGATGTTATGATGATGTTAAGTCATGGCTTGAATTTTTAATAAAAAACTATCCAACAGACCATACGGTAGGATTTTGGTACAAGCAGTTAGCGCATATTATGACCACCCAACATTTCAAGAATTATGAAGCTGTAAGTGACGAAGGTTATTAAACGTGTCAAGAATTGAGCACAAAATCTATTTTAGGCCGCACAAATCGTTATTAAAGCCTTCCAATTCAACAAAAAAGAAGATATATTCGATTTCTTACAAATATATGAATTGAACAAATTGGCCCATAAAATTAAAACCACAAGGACCTACAAAGTACCCAGCTTATACTGTGATCAATTAGCTGCCCTTATCGAATCACCAATCGATGTCGATATTTTTCCAAAGAAATTTATCAAGGGATGTACTGATAGGAGGTAATATGTATATcttttgcaaattttcaaacGTGACATGGTTTCGATCAAGAtcaaattgagtttttttatttgagtATATTCAgtgacaatttttttccattttcaagttAAGAAGTTATTAGTTCGAAATTGCATTATTTTCAGTAAGAGTGttttaaaaattgattttatcTTCTAGTGAGAATAATGCAATTGCTTTCATTAAAATAGTAGTGTTGTTGATTAATCAATATCATTATGTTCAAACtacaatatcaaattttcagtgGAACATCCGGTAAAAGGATCTACTCCTACAGGGATGGTAACAATGATGTCACATATGGGCATGTGGAGACTATCGCCTTGAAATACTATTCagataatgaaaattttgaaggtATTCATTGCGAAGGACAATTAATCGCGATTCTTTTCACCCTATTCTTTTGGGACATCATATATGAATATTATGTTCCTAGAACATTCATATCTGAACTACAAAATGCGCCATTAGATATGTATAGTAGTTCTTTCTACAAGAGCAGAAAGGAAGAGATCGAGTTGCGATTGGTGGACATATCTAGTAAATGGTCCACAGAAAAAATGGAAGCAGTTCTGAAGGAGAACTGGCAAAACCACTCACATGAACGATCCATCACAGATTTTGATAATTTGAAGAAAGATCTAGAAGAAGTTTTGAAAATGTTTCGTTGCATTGATAGAAGggttttatcgaaaatcctaggTCGCTTGGCTACCAACTTCAAGAAATTTCGCAGTGGTTTGCCCGATTTGTTTTTGTGGAACAACCAAGAGTTAACGGTTAGTATTTCACAGTAGACATTGAAGTTTGCATTATTCTCCTGATTACTAATCGAAGTGGTTATTCACTTTCAGTGTAAATTCGTGGAGGTCAAAGGTGAGAATGATACTCTCCAACCAAATCAAATATTGTGGATCCAACATCTGCTTGATTCAGGTGCAAACGTGGAAGTTTGTCATGTGTCAGGTAAATCTtgttaaaaattttttaattgagcTGATGAACCAATTCATGCTCCTCCATACTCCCAATAAGGGGACTTTTAAATTATCTTGAATGAAAATAACTGTTCAGCTTCAAATACCccaaaaatatcactagatttTGAACTTTACGTTTGAGTCAACTTAACCTTTCACGTTCATCGTGAGCGAGCCTGAtcgaattcaaatgaaaaattattttaggaGTGGGTGCCAAGGGAAAAAAAGCCCCTGAACCTGAAAATTCAACTGATAAAAACACAGAAGAGGCTGACGAAGATGATGAATGAGACTTCCAACATATTTTGGATCGACGAAATAATCCATTTTAGATATtaattttgaagaaatattctatttttattgCCATATCAATACTATTAGAGTTTGAGTATATTTTATAACTTGTTATTATAAATATCACAAATAGTTTTTTGTGTAATTATTTTTTGagggaaaatatgaaaaaatcaaaaataaaacttGTTATCATCGTTTTATTGTGTAGTTCTCGAAACCCTTAGAAACGGTTAGTTCCTTCAGTAAACACCTATGTTGATTAATTAAAACAAGTTCAAcccaattgaaaaaatcaatttgaatttataaataaaataatatgatgaaaaacattttaaaaccCTAATACTAAGTCTTATTGTTAGCTAAACGTAAAACATGCAATATAACTTCATCGACAGTTTGATTATTCAACAACGCTTTCACAGCTTCATCATCTATAACAGCGGTAAACAACAATTTCGCATTTTCCCTCAATCTTCCTATATAATCGAAATCTTCATCGGAGACTGGCTCATGGCCACATCTTCTTATCACTGCGCCAAGAACCTTGTCAACAGGTGTGTCGGGGTAACcaagttctttcaaacattcgTCGTCCACCAACACTGTTAACAATTCTTTTATAGACTCTGTCAGTGTGAACTCGTTCCAAACAGTGCTGTCGACAATACTTCTCTGATCGGTCTCGGCTGCTTCGGAAATAGCACCCAAAAGTTGCTGTTGGAGCCTCTTCTTCTCGGCCGATATCATTATGTCTTCCAGAAATTCTCTATGTCTAGCTCTCATGTGCCTCATCAAGCAATCTTGCCTTATGAAGGCCCTTCCGCAGTATTCACAAGTACATGGGACCTCTTTGTTGTGAGTCAATTTATGGAGCTTCAGTGAACTTTTAACCGAGAAAGATTTGCCGCATACGTCGCATGAGAAAGCTGAAATTGGAATGATTCTTAAGATTATGCAattgaaataattaattaatccaCTTACGTCTCTCCCCAGTATGTTGAATACTGTGCCTAGAGAGATCTTCCTTTCTGAAGAAAGTCTTATCACAATCTTTGCAACGAAGTGGTTCAGCCCCTTCGTGCATATATTTGATATGAGTTGTGAGCCGCAATTTCCTGTTAAAACCTCTGTTGCAATATTGGCAGACATAGGCATTCTCTCCAGTGTGATGAAAGATATGAGCTCGCAGTTGAGCTGCCTGGAAAGGTAAAATTCATGAATAGAGAGAACCAAAAATATCCCAACCTATTTAACTCAAAGGGCTTTCCAGTCATCGTGTAGTACACCACTACTAATTTTCACAGTTCAAGTAACGTTTCGTTCCCTTTCACGTCCGAAGTTTCATGAACTGACAGCTGTCATGTGTGCTGACTACTGTCAAGATAGTTAGGTTAGGTCTGTTTTGGCTAGTTAGCGCAGGCGTGAAGATCCAGTGCGTCAAGCCTATGGTACCGCCCGCCCGACTGGAAAGCAGCTTTAGAAATAGCAATTTCGTGTGTACCTGTATGAAACTTTTCCCGCAGAACTTGCAGGAATGCGGCTTTTCCCCTGTATGAGTCCGAACGTGCCTATTTAGTGTCTCCTTTGCCGCGAAACGATTGGGACAAAATTTACACTCATAAGGTTTCTCTCCGGTATGGACACGCGAATGTTTTTTCAAGGCTCCGGCTGAAGGAAACTTTTTCTCACATTGATCGCATCCGTAAGGTTTTTCCcctgaaaacgttttgaaaattGTAGATTGACGGCATGAGTCCACAATAATGCACAAATATTGAGCTGCTAAATTGTATGGTTGTTTTCTTACCGGTATGGGTTCGAACATGAACGTTCAGTAATCCTACTGAGGAAAATTCTTTGTTACAAAACTGACAATATCGCAATGTTTTTTCTTTCTTAACACCTGTATCGTGGATTTTCATATGCACTTTGTAATTATCCCTTCTGTAGAATTTCTTAGAACAAacctgaaaaatcaaaataagaATAATTTGAAGTAAATGTGAATCCTAAGCATAAACATGAATGTTCATGAGAGATGAAATATTCCTACCTCACATTCGAACATTGGTTCTGCTTTATTACCCGCACAACCAGATATCTGCAAATGCCGATCTAAATGATACTTCCTAGTGAATTCTTTGTTGCAGACACACTTAACCAATTTGAAGCTATGGCTTTGCAAATGATTCTTGAAATCTTCTTTCCTCGTGCATGAAAATTTGCATTCCGAACACTTATAATTCTCCCCTTTCGGATGCTCCAAGCTGGTATGGCGATCCATAATGCTCTTttgtgtgaaaaattttgaGCATATAGTACACTGATAATCTCCAACCTGAAAGTTGACCATTTTAATGAGTTTCTGATCCACTAAATATTCTTTTTCACTCACAGTATGTGTATTTGAATCAAGAGGGTCCCCACAGCATGCGCAAATCTGAAGAGTAAGAGGATCATCTTCAAAAACATCCTCATTAGGGTGACTTATAACTTTATGTCTCTTAAGTCCCTGTAGGAAAGGAAGAATTAGTAAATAtctgatttaaaaaaatatatatatacttacAACTGCAGTTTTGAACGATCTATTACATTTATTACATTGAAAATCACTTGACTGAGATGATGATTGTTTTTCTGGTACAACATTGCTAGCATTTTCACTAACAATAAAACTTTTCTCTTCGTATTCCGTATCCTGGGAATCGCTAGTGCCCAACTCCTCCATATATTTTTCAACTATAGTGTCATCATCGTTAGGATTCATAGATTCCTCCGATTCAATGAAATACTCCTGAACGTTATCATTAGAATTCTCAACAGAACTATAGTCATGCCTGAAAATCCAAACAGGGGAAATTTATATTCATCATCTTGCACTGAAACATTATACACGAACCTTACAATATAAGTTCCAACTATTTGATGGTCATTTTCAATTATCAGATTCTCATCTGAATTATCTTCATTATAAGCTCCAATAACAACAGCATTTGAAACCTCGTTTTCCATCAAAACATTCTTCAACTCTACAGTTTGTAATTCACATACTTCTTCATCAGCTTCACATTCATCATCATAATCATCATCATCTTCAGATTTTATTAAGCTGCTTTCCATAAGCATTTCTTTCTCATTCGTTTCTTCCATTCTGGCTATCAACTATTGTATCctcatatacatatatcaaattcaaaatgCAAATTTCGCGCTTTATATGCGATATTTATATACCTAAAATGTTCATTGGTAAATTTTGGACTGCCTAACTATTTCGTGATTAGTTTGCCCCAAGAAAAAACCAATATTAGGTGACTTTTGTTGCACTACGTAAGCAACTTCCTGTACGCGATTAGAAAGTAATTGAGGTTATTAGCCTTACCCTTCATCATCCGTTAACTTGATTCAGAACGAGATAATTAGCTTataagtttttcaaaatatgcacttcgaattaggaaaaaataatttgcaAGGTATTTTGGGCCATATGAATCTAGACTGGAAATTCACAAACAAAAACAACGCCCCTTTCCAAGCTAAGGCAGACAACCGATATTACTCGAAAGCTTAAAATATGGAGATCAATGGAAGTCTACATGGAAATTGTCAGGGGCGAAAGACGCATAGAAATCTGATAATGACAGATGTCACTGCTACTGATTTGTGTTTGTGGTCACCTCTCCTTTGAATCAGAGACATTTTTCCTTTCTCTATGCtttgaatatttaattttttctttgtcTCTGGTAACTTTTATAAAGCAGTGACACTGCATAACAATTCAACTCTTGTTATGAGAAATATTGATATTGCTCTACAGGGGGCATTCacaaaataaatattccatGGGGACCCATAGCGTACTAGTGGCCATGAGGGACcatatacagtgtgtttcacgTAAGCGGGGGAGATATGCATGGAGAAGTTATTTCGGTAAACCCGtttttaaaaatgaataaatcctACAGATTTCATAATTGAATAGTAGTATCCGAAAACGGCAGACACTCATGTAGCACGTGAAAAGTACTGTCATGTTCATATAATTCACATATAGTCACCCTTTTCAAAATTGAGAGAGTCGCCTTCGTCAAACACCTTGTATAGGGAGACCGTAGTCACCTTATCTCTCAGAAAGCCATTTAAAAgttgaaataaaacaaatatatgttcttattatttattattgaaaatatttctactGATACATTGAAATACATTATATCAGATTAACTATTATATACACAGAATAAACTATTTTTATTCTAGCTACTTAAATAGGAAAATAAATACCGTAACATTAACGATGCCTCAACACAAACAAATACAGCGTTATTTCATTTCAACCATATAGGAGAAGATTGGTCTAATATCCAGTGACTAAAAAATGTCCTCCATATATGTTTGAAATTACTCATCAAAACTTCTCTCTATTCTTAacctttttcatttcattcattataaCAGAAGGAACTAGATGCATGCTAGATGAGACATTTTGGCAGTATTAACTATAGTACAGCTGCACGAAGAAAGTCAAACGTCTCAAGTAAAAAGTATTTCAAAAATGATGATCTTAAGGACAGTCGTAATATACCTATCATCATTTTCATTAATGTTGACCTAAGTAAGTAGGTGTAAAtccttttatttattattcaaagGATGAGACAATATCCTGTAGATGAAATCACTTCGTATGTAGGCCCTACAGGTCAGTACTAAAATTTTCATAGTCCCGACAATTATGAGATATTATTCAGAATTGGATTTGAATCAGATATATAAACCTACAATATAGAAACCTGACCAGTAACTTTCTGCATTGAGTATTAAgttattatattttattgaatCACTTAATACTCGATGCTTTCAGTTGATGTTGCCCTTGTGGTTCATGTAACCATTGAACGAATGTGGTAACATCTTGTCTATGGCGGTTCTCCTCATTTTGGTGCACGTGGCCAAAAGTGCACACCCCAACAAACACATCAAAGTACCTCCAATGGCCAGGAGGGCTGAGAACCAACCTGTTTTCATACAGACGTTTCCAGGATCACCATGGTTCACTGAAAAAAGTAACTGAATCGTGGCAATATTGTGAAAAACGTGGCTAATTTTACCTGATAGGGTGAGATTCCTGTCCTCGTCAGATTCTCCTTCTTGTAATACCCTCAGAGACTGGAACAGATTCAAGTTTTCGGATAAACTAGGAGGGGTGATCAAGGATGAATTTCCTGTTGAGATGGACCTCTTTCTCAGGTTTTTCACGTTCCTCCAGTGGCAAGGTTGGCTCTGGAATGAGATTTTACTTAGAACGATTGTGTTGGACTTTATCACTTTGAgctctacgataatttttctgggagatacgcttgTCGAAAATGACGGGGTCAGTTAAATAATTGTCAAAACCAAACGGTTAcaccgaggtcgatgaaatctcgagatttattaatagaagagttgctctttcagatcaTGTGTCAGATTTAGTTTTGCCATGATTTTTCTGCGACTGCAACTTtctgtcgaaagttgaccttagaaaaatttcgaaaaagatggggtcagttaaaacttcttcAAACTAAACGTTTGCACTTACCGGGCATCTTCCATGGCACATCCTAACATCACACTCAATATACAGAGCAGGTGATCCCGTGAATCTGAAGGTTTTCATGTAGGCGAATACCTGGGTTTCGAAGAGGCCTGCCTCAGACCACGATCCTCTAAATCTGGATATCAACTTGTCGTCAACTGGGCACCTTGAAAATAAACGACAAACTCACAAATTCGATTTGTAAAccatttatattgaaaaatgaattctCATTCTTTACATCTTCAAAGACCAATTTACTACACTGAACAAATCTTTCCATTATGTACACCTTTTAACTTGGAAAAATTCTCACCCATATTCATCAATCAACTGTATCTTCTTCGTTGCCCCGTTGTGAGCATAGCAGTCATTTACAACGATATCGAAGCCATCTGAAAAAAAACCTTCGGTTTCATCCGTAATCGCACAAAAATTTGGACTCACCATATTTGCTTCGCATGTATATTATCAAAGTGAGGGGATCTCCAACTCTCACTGGACCTGTTACCCTATTTCCAGAAGTGCCATACCCATATCTTATCTCCATGTAACATTCCGGGGGTGTCAAGGTGAACACTACTGGGTTTCCAGTTGCAACCCTAGAAATAAGGCCATTTTTCACAAGTGAAAACAATTAGGAAATTCCGAAAATGATTCCAAACAAGAGATTTAATTCTTATGTAGCAGACAGTTGGATGGTTCGGAGGTAGCCTCTTTACCAGCGCCATCTGTCCGCTCAACTTATAAGGTATTTCTTCAATTCAACAAAAAGATTCTTATGGTAACTCACTCTACGTCCAGAAAAGGAAAAGTAACCGTTTTCCAAAAATCGTAGCCGTATTCGCAAGTAACTTTGAAGTGTTCATCGAATTCCTCCTCAATTAGCGGGTTATACTGGACGGTGACGGTGTTCCACATAAAGTTTTTCTGAAAAGACAAGGGTGATTTCAGCCATTGATGGCTTGGTCGAAAATGTTGACTTTTCTTAGTTTTCATACAGAAACCAATGGCAACAATTTCAATAGGTCAAGAATTATCCAAATCTAACACtatgaatatttgaagattACTCTTCAATATCAACTTCTTTACCGTTGGTGCTTTACTGTTATCCTCGTTATGAGTGTTCTTTCCTAGAGTACCGCATCTGTTGAGCTGTATGTAGAATTCGTAGTAATCCCTCCCTGTACCGTTGATGTACATGCAGTCAGGATCATAAGCATAGCCTGAAATTCGAGAGATCCCAGATCATTTTGTTCAATATAAAGAGATTTGTTCCTACCAGCTGAATAGACCAAACCATTGAAGGTCCCATTGAATCCTACCCTGATTTTCATGTAATCGTCTTGGCATTCTGCTTCGATATCTGGAATCAAACGACAAACAGATCAGTCGTCTAGATTTAAACTCAAATTTCATCCCAAGAAAGAACCTGGAAGTGTTTTCAAGAAATTGCTTACGGTTTGATTCACCAAGAGTCCTAAGAAGATTTGCAAAAGGACAGCAACTCTTAGAAATTATGCGACATAATATAAATATCGTTATTATACTATATTTTCTTCCCTATTGATCTTGATTTTCATTAAGAGTCTTGGCTCGAATATGACTTCTGCTTTAGAATGCTTTTTCTAGCATGAAATTGTGAGGTAACTGATTTGAATTTTCGATTGAAGACCTACATGTTGAGACCGTTCTAGGTCTGGAATAGCATCAGCGGTCAACCATATCCTATTCTTCATTCATTTTGATGAAAGTGAATCTTGTTTTGACCATGGACAATACATATGAATAATGTATTATCGCTAGAAATGGGTCAGTTTTGAGATAGTTAAAAATACAGCCTTGGTTAAGTGCAAAGA comes from the Coccinella septempunctata chromosome 2, icCocSept1.1, whole genome shotgun sequence genome and includes:
- the LOC123307323 gene encoding fanconi-associated nuclease 1-like; translation: MRITQESTTDNNSDSDFDEATPIKKIKLPYPIISDDEDQSIPGNPKKSRKSKAKSKSQTSKNSIEKNRTIIKLNKPSSSKERQKEKSSATKTNHSSAKASINKLILHPESVTKSKGGVSKLSSIEEMTSESFGISSDSNSSVLEESRSTPCKKTKIKLISEEGTYLSLQIVSGISSPKTPSSPKTPSSPKTPSYSKTSSFPKTPSSPKTPNSSKTYNYQINYASPSCSTTPSASKSKPKNRIPKTAIKSSPKVVHYQKSSMAPTPNIKAKSEEEKLNFKPIELLKELFKATMEDRDKRKLLTNTDIDVIEEFLRMDINHQYFLVKLLIYLPIWYNVLKFCSSIKLDQKLPEKELIAIYDYHKENNFIFTDITKLSTDELLNMLPLPDLKKLAKDAKINSQKKADIIESLKRNSRVQSTLTREKSSEDILRENAYKHLGLCIKLKEDVKSSFYKAYLLQTYSNTSYYMDIQNYLKDMGYLRVLYPNYTVEVFTPFKTKEQFSRFFEAVLMKIELSQAIDRKDTDTTKNLCIQAFEKLQNIDVDAKWDRYQLDYLRKFSAEYLYIGILKTGILKLTRCYDDVKSWLEFLIKNYPTDHTVGFWYKQLAHIMTTQHFKNYEAAAQIVIKAFQFNKKEDIFDFLQIYELNKLAHKIKTTRTYKVPSLYCDQLAALIESPIDVDIFPKKFIKGCTDRSGTSGKRIYSYRDGNNDVTYGHVETIALKYYSDNENFEGIHCEGQLIAILFTLFFWDIIYEYYVPRTFISELQNAPLDMYSSSFYKSRKEEIELRLVDISSKWSTEKMEAVLKENWQNHSHERSITDFDNLKKDLEEVLKMFRCIDRRVLSKILGRLATNFKKFRSGLPDLFLWNNQELTCKFVEVKGENDTLQPNQILWIQHLLDSGANVEVCHVSGVGAKGKKAPEPENSTDKNTEEADEDDE
- the LOC123307324 gene encoding oocyte zinc finger protein XlCOF6, which codes for MEETNEKEMLMESSLIKSEDDDDYDDECEADEEVCELQTVELKNVLMENEVSNAVVIGAYNEDNSDENLIIENDHQIVGTYIVRHDYSSVENSNDNVQEYFIESEESMNPNDDDTIVEKYMEELGTSDSQDTEYEEKSFIVSENASNVVPEKQSSSQSSDFQCNKCNRSFKTAVGLKRHKVISHPNEDVFEDDPLTLQICACCGDPLDSNTHTVGDYQCTICSKFFTQKSIMDRHTSLEHPKGENYKCSECKFSCTRKEDFKNHLQSHSFKLVKCVCNKEFTRKYHLDRHLQISGCAGNKAEPMFECEVCSKKFYRRDNYKVHMKIHDTGVKKEKTLRYCQFCNKEFSSVGLLNVHVRTHTGEKPYGCDQCEKKFPSAGALKKHSRVHTGEKPYECKFCPNRFAAKETLNRHVRTHTGEKPHSCKFCGKSFIQAAQLRAHIFHHTGENAYVCQYCNRGFNRKLRLTTHIKYMHEGAEPLRCKDCDKTFFRKEDLSRHSIQHTGERPFSCDVCGKSFSVKSSLKLHKLTHNKEVPCTCEYCGRAFIRQDCLMRHMRARHREFLEDIMISAEKKRLQQQLLGAISEAAETDQRSIVDSTVWNEFTLTESIKELLTVLVDDECLKELGYPDTPVDKVLGAVIRRCGHEPVSDEDFDYIGRLRENAKLLFTAVIDDEAVKALLNNQTVDEVILHVLRLANNKT
- the LOC123307640 gene encoding uncharacterized protein LOC123307640 isoform X2, which encodes MDFIIRWQSAFMVGILLATVPDLVNSKTEGMSTSMDYSVSSVSRSIRAEPDQSNGTIIPSVESSVSSSDMKNHSREALTQDASESVIFIGDTAGYVPLPPVGDREIPSAPEEVDWKLPVDTWDREYRKFRHNTTRVQHIEAECQDDYMKIRVGFNGTFNGLVYSAGYAYDPDCMYINGTGRDYYEFYIQLNRCGTLGKNTHNEDNSKAPTKNFMWNTVTVQYNPLIEEEFDEHFKVTCEYGYDFWKTVTFPFLDVEVATGNPVVFTLTPPECYMEIRYGYGTSGNRVTGPVRVGDPLTLIIYMRSKYDGFDIVVNDCYAHNGATKKIQLIDEYGCPVDDKLISRFRGSWSEAGLFETQVFAYMKTFRFTGSPALYIECDVRMCHGRCPSQPCHWRNVKNLRKRSISTGNSSLITPPSLSENLNLFQSLRVLQEGESDEDRNLTLSVNHGDPGNVCMKTGWFSALLAIGGTLMCLLGCALLATCTKMRRTAIDKMLPHSFNGYMNHKGNIN
- the LOC123307640 gene encoding uncharacterized protein LOC123307640 isoform X1 encodes the protein MDFIIRWQSAFMVGILLATVPDLVNSKTEGMSTSMDYSVSSVSRSIRAEPDQSNGTIIPSVESSVSSSDMKNHSREALTQDASESVIFIGDTAGYVPLPPVGDREIPSAPEEVDWKLPVDTWDREYRKFRHNTTRVQHIEAECQDDYMKIRVGFNGTFNGLVYSAGYAYDPDCMYINGTGRDYYEFYIQLNRCGTLGKNTHNEDNSKAPTKNFMWNTVTVQYNPLIEEEFDEHFKVTCEYGYDFWKTVTFPFLDVEVATGNPVVFTLTPPECYMEIRYGYGTSGNRVTGPVRVGDPLTLIIYMRSKYDGFDIVVNDCYAHNGATKKIQLIDEYGCPVDDKLISRFRGSWSEAGLFETQVFAYMKTFRFTGSPALYIECDVRMCHGRCPSQPCHWRNVKNLRKRSISTGNSSLITPPSLSENLNLFQSLRVLQEGESDEDRNLTLSGKISHVFHNIATIQLLFSVNHGDPGNVCMKTGWFSALLAIGGTLMCLLGCALLATCTKMRRTAIDKMLPHSFNGYMNHKGNIN